From a region of the Pectobacterium aquaticum genome:
- a CDS encoding ABC-three component system middle component 4 gives MNALPYIPLDEELSLNLAIFSKILHLLGKNKLGKPTLDIDKAKIFMYLIKNPSKIERVMILAGKKAPSIDITQIYTIKSMSINVDILFSKEKIKEILINMSALGFLTVKKIEDVTFLELSESGLSFAESLVGGYYDQIHLYIDGVSSLKSLSASKLYKILNNVFTEAE, from the coding sequence ATGAATGCATTACCATATATTCCCTTGGATGAAGAGCTATCCTTAAATTTGGCTATTTTCTCAAAGATCTTACATTTACTAGGGAAGAACAAACTTGGTAAACCAACTTTGGATATAGACAAAGCCAAGATTTTTATGTATCTAATAAAAAACCCATCAAAGATAGAGAGGGTCATGATATTAGCGGGTAAAAAAGCGCCTTCAATTGATATAACTCAAATATATACAATAAAAAGCATGTCAATCAATGTTGATATCCTGTTCTCGAAAGAAAAAATTAAAGAAATATTAATTAATATGTCAGCTCTAGGTTTCTTAACTGTAAAAAAGATTGAAGATGTTACCTTTTTGGAATTATCAGAGTCTGGATTGAGTTTTGCAGAGTCGTTAGTAGGTGGATATTATGATCAGATACATTTATATATTGATGGAGTTTCCTCTTTAAAATCATTAAGCGCTAGTAAACTTTATAAAATTCTAAATAATGTTTTCACGGAGGCAGAATGA